The DNA window AAGCCGCTCGGCCAGGGTCCCGATGGTCGGCATACGGTCTTCCGGCAATCCCTTGATGGCCAGCAACAACTGGTGCTGCTGCGGCTCAAGTCCCGCGGCCCGAGCGGCCTCTTCGCTGAACCGCAGGAAGCGGCGGATCTGGTAGCGCAGCTCCGCCAGGGCGGGGTAATCGATGGATTTGCCTTGGTTGCCCACCGTTCTGGAATATAACCAATCGGGCACTCAAAGTACACGGCAGAAATCTGGAACCCTGCGGATGCGGACCGGGTGGCCCCCGACCTCGGCTCCCGTCCTGCTACAATCGCCGGTTCCCCCTGATATCAGAGCGCGGGCTGTGCCTGCCCCAGGAGAGAGGGACCTTGATCGCACGGTACACCCGGCCCGAGATGGGCCGCATCTGGAGTGATGACAACAAGTTCCGCATGTGGCTGGAGGTCGAGGTGGCGGCCAGCGAGGCCTTGGCGGAAGCCGGCGTCGTACCCGAAGCGGCGGCCCGCGCCCTCCGCGAGAAGGGACCCGGGTTCGGCGTCGAGCGCATCCACGCGATCGAGGCCGAGGTCAAGCACGACGTCATCGCCTTCACCCAGGCGGTGGCCGAGAAGGTGGGCTCGCCCCATTCCCGCTGGCTGCATTACGGCCTGACCTCCAACGACGTGGTCGATACCGCCCAGGCCCTGCAGTTGCGCGAGGCCTCGAAGATCATTTTCGAAGACCTGCTGCGCCTGGCCGAGGTGCTGAAGCGCCGCGCCTTCGAGTTCCGTCACACACCACAGATCGGACGCACCCACGGCATCCATGCCGAGCCCATCACCTTCGGCCTGAAGCTGGCCAACTGGTATGCCGAGGTGGAGCGCAATATCGCCCGCTTCGACCGGGCCGCCGAGGAGATGCGGGTGGGCAAGCTGTCCGGGGCCGTGGGCAACTTCTCCCACATGGACCCTGACATGGAGGCGAAGATCCTGGTGCGGCTGCGGCTGCGCCCCGCGCCCATCTCCTCGCAGGTCGTCCAGCGCGACCGCCACGCCTACTACGTGGCCACGCTGGCGGTGATCGCCTGCACCCTGGACAAGATCGCCACCGAGATCCGGCACCTGCAGCGCACCGAGGTGCGCGAGGCCGAGGAGTACTTCAGCGAGAAGCAGAAAGGCTCCTCCGCCATGCCGCACAAGCGGAACCCAGTGACCTGCGAGCAGATCAGCGGGCTGGCGCGGGTGGTCCGGGCCAATGCCCAGGCCGGGTTCGAGAACGTCGCCCTGTGGCACGAGCGCGACATCTCCCATTCGTCGGTCGAGCGGGTCATCCTTCCGGATTCCACCATCCTGGCGGATTACATGCTCAACAAGACCACCGACCTCATCGATCGCTTGCTGGTCTACCCCGACCGGATGCTGCGGAACCTGGAAAGCACGCGCGGGCTGGTCTTCAGCGGCCAGCTCCTGCTTGACCTGGCCGAGGCCGGCATGCTGCGCGAAGACGCTTACCGCCTGGTGCAGAAGAACGCCATGCGCGCCTGGAACGAGGGGCTGGATTTCCGCGAGCTGGTGCAGCAGGAACCGGAGATCCGCAAGCGCGTCCCCGCCAAGACCCTCGACCACGCCTTCGACCTGCGGCGCCAGCTGCGCAACGTGGACAAGATCTTCGTCCGCGTCTTTGGCAGCGACGCGGACGCGGGGGTTTCCCCAAAGCCCCACTCAAAGGAAAGGAAGCCGGCACGAAAGCGGCGCTAGCCGGCCGCGCCTTCGCCCCGCACCGTGCGCACCTCCCGCCATTGCAGCGCGCTCACGTCCAGGCCGTACTTCTTGCGCACGTACTCGACGACGTAGCGCTTGGCGGCGTCGAGCGAGCGCTCGAACCGGTCGGTGACGGCCGCCTTCTTTTCTTGCAGGTCGAAGACCGTGATGCGCCAGCGCGCGGTGTGGTCGAAGGTCAGCGAGAGGGCCAGACTGGGCTGGTCGGTGAGAGCGAGAACACAGTCCCCGGGGAAATAATGCGGCGCCATGGCGTCCCCCACAAGCTGGTGAGCACTTCCTGACCGTACGGCGGAAGGGATGCGAAATT is part of the Terriglobales bacterium genome and encodes:
- the purB gene encoding adenylosuccinate lyase, whose product is MIARYTRPEMGRIWSDDNKFRMWLEVEVAASEALAEAGVVPEAAARALREKGPGFGVERIHAIEAEVKHDVIAFTQAVAEKVGSPHSRWLHYGLTSNDVVDTAQALQLREASKIIFEDLLRLAEVLKRRAFEFRHTPQIGRTHGIHAEPITFGLKLANWYAEVERNIARFDRAAEEMRVGKLSGAVGNFSHMDPDMEAKILVRLRLRPAPISSQVVQRDRHAYYVATLAVIACTLDKIATEIRHLQRTEVREAEEYFSEKQKGSSAMPHKRNPVTCEQISGLARVVRANAQAGFENVALWHERDISHSSVERVILPDSTILADYMLNKTTDLIDRLLVYPDRMLRNLESTRGLVFSGQLLLDLAEAGMLREDAYRLVQKNAMRAWNEGLDFRELVQQEPEIRKRVPAKTLDHAFDLRRQLRNVDKIFVRVFGSDADAGVSPKPHSKERKPARKRR